The nucleotide sequence TAGTCATTGCGGTGGTCAGAGGCGCAGACGCAAAAGGGGGCAGGGCGAGGCCGAGAGACCCAGCGATGAGCGGATAGCGTCCTCCCGGATGCAATGCTCAGGATCACCACAGGGTACCATGCTCACACGTGGAGCAGAAATGCTCGCCGCGAAAATGACGGCGGAGCAACAgagaaggacgaggaggagggtgggcgCGCGCGATACAGACGGTGATTCGAGGTACCgcaaataaaaaaaaatgacCTCGGCAGAGTGACCAGCACATCAGCACATGCCGCTTCGTCGATGCGACAAGAGACCAGTAGCAGCACGACCACAGTAGCCTTCTTTAGAGGTTCACTTGGCCCTGCAGCTTGTGCGCGTTACGGCGGTGCACGAGCTCGCAGGCGGCGACGTACCGCTCAAACTGGTCTCGGGCCTCATCAGATAGGCTATTCAGGAATTCGAGCTTGGCCGTCTCGAGCTGTTTCAAGTACCACTCCGTAAAAAACTCCACAAAGTCGTACGGGAAGCCCAGCTCATCCTCGTCAGTCTGTGCCTCCCAGAGGTCGGCGGATGGGGCCGCATGGCGCGTGTTCTCCGGCACCCCAAGGACCTCGGCGACGAGAAACACCTCGCTCTTGTGTAGGTCGGAGATGATCTGCACATCCACGACACCGTCGCCAGCCTTGCAGAAGTAGCCCAGGTAAAAGTCTTCGTCCTTGTTGCCGGTGCCCATGACAACTGCCGGCGTACCTTCTTGggtgagcagctgcgccacgtaAAAGCCCGTTGGGGTACGCATGtagctgcgcagctgcccacGCGCAAAGGCGCCGCCGTCAATGCCGACAGCCTTCTCTACAAGCGTGACGAGTTCGGTGTGAAGGGCGGTTTGGTCAACAACGACCTCCGTCGCACCGCAGGCGGCGATGTTCTCCTTTCCCCTCCTCAGTGCCCAGTCACTACTGTGGATGGGCTGGCACAGTCCCACGTTTTTCTTAATGGGGCTGTTGTGCGCCCGCattgcgcgcgcacacatggcGAGCACGACTGCCGAGTCGATCCCGCCCGAGACACTCGTCACGCAGGCCTTCAGACCGCACCGGCGCATGTAGTCGTTCAGCTTCGCGCACTTCATCTCAATCCACGCACCCGGGTCGAAAGCGCGGGCCCTACGGTTCTCTTTGAGCACGCGCTGGAGCTCTGGATgaagcggcgccaccggcatTGTCGCTGTTTTCGAGGCGTTTACGGAGAGGAATGCGATACAGCTGTAGCGTCGTGACGGCAGGAGAGCCGGAGGTCTCCGTAGAACGAAAGCAAAGAATCGAGAACGGCTACGTCCACGATGACGGTGGTGGTCAGAGCTGATAACGTCGCTCTACTCGCCTGCAGCGGGTGCGGCAAACAAGCTGTGTGGCTGTTCGGTGGATTGTCCCCTTACGGATCCGGCGCGAGCGGGAGGTGCTGGAAAAGACAGTCACCCCAAGCACCGCGGAAGAGCACGAATGTGGAGAGACGATGTACAAAAGACGAAGTGAGAAGGGCAGAAGGGAGCGGAATCCGTTCGTCTAGCGCCAACAACGCTGCAAGTAGGCTGCGCGTTCAACGAGCGGTAAGCAGCGCGCCAGCAAGGAGACCGGGACTCTCAGGAAGTAGCGCGCGTCTAATTTATTGGGCGGTACAAAACGGCAGCCTCTGAAGCCCCTTCTCCAGCGCGGTAGCCCCTTGCCAGCCTTACCCGCACGATTGCCGCGTCTCGAGAAGAGGGAATAGGCGAGCAAAGCAGGCACATCTCGCGTGCCATCCTGCTCAGCAAGGTAGCGGGCCGCATTACAAGATGCGAAAGTACTCTAAAGCCTCTTCTGTTTTGCCCTTTTCTTccttgttgttgtttgcaCAATGCATGTTCCACGTACGGGTGTATCGGCATGTGTTTCACCCCGCATGCGCTGAGGGGAAAGACGCTTATAAGACCACCCATGCACACCATTTCTTGCTTACGGTGTTCCACGTGCATGTTGCGTTTAACGAGAAGATCACTACAtcaggaaaaagaaaagaaggagggggagcacAAGacgaacacacgcacacacgcacacgcacacgcacacgcgcgcatgcctTGCAGCGATCGCAAAAtatgcaaaaaaaaaaagaaagtaGAGGAGGAGACACATCAACGAAGAGCTCAACGAAccacaaaaaagaaagaagtgAATCATAAAGATACTCGGAATGTACAAGGCTTGGAAAGACACAGGTAAAAGAGGAGAAACAGCCTGTGGGTGGAGGCAGAAGGGAGGGCACCCAAAACCAAAGCAGAGAGTGCTGGCCTACTTGAACGGGATGGTGGTGTGACGTCCGCTTGCCATGCCCTTGCCTGTGTTTGCTCCCGTGCTGCGAGTGTCGTACATCATCTCTTTCACGCGTGCAGACAGCACtagtgctgcagcacataCGCATCATAGCACTAGACGaggaaacagaaaaaaaggtAAAAATTGCCCACGCGGAAGACccggtggaggggagggagggagggaggcgcgaacgtactttttttttgtttccgTTCTTTTACGAGTAAAGGCAACTATGAAAACATATCGGGAAGCTGATCCACAGCTGGCACGACGCTACACGGACACATGTTCATCCACTCCGGCGCGAGGGCCCAGAAAATACGGGGGCATGGGAAGCGATCATCACCACAGGATAAACACCGTACTGGTCGAATCCGTGCTGCGATTCCGAGCGTCCTTCTTTTCCTTACCTTACATATCAGCGTTCTCGATGGCGCGGGCGCGGCGATGCTTCTCCAACAGCTTGAGGCGGTAGGAGTGCGCCTTGTCGGCGTCCACGGTGCGGCCATTCGTGCGGTATGCTTCCATGAATTTCTCCTGGTATATCATACCCTCCAGAATGGGATCAGGGTGGAAAGTGCCttggcgctccttctcctccacgtACTCCCTCAGAATCTCTCGTTTAATGCGCTTCCCATCCTCGGTCTCCACAAAGTTCTCCATGTGCACAATCTCCGCGTTGCGAATCCACGTGTCGTCTTGAATGGGCTGCAAGTGCAGGCTGGCAAAGTCCTCCGACGGCATTGTGAGCACGCCATCCGCATGGCCAACGGCCACGGGCCCTACCTGCATCGAGTCGCTGTCGGTTGGAGCCTCCATAATCAGGCACAATGGGGAAAGGGGACACACGGCAAAGATGAAGAGCAGAAGCGAGAAGCAGACGGAGACCGCGCGGCAGCAAACTTGCGGAATGTTGGTAGAGTTGCAAGGCAACGTTGCAGAGGTGTGCTTGAAGGTGGAGCTGAGTTGGACAGATCGGGGACGCGCGGGCCGACAAAAGAGAGGGCGGGTGGTGGGCGTGCGAGTCCCGCATGACAGACGCGCCGTAAAGGAAAAGAGCAGAAGGGGAGTAGTGGGCAGGCACAAGGAAGGCGTGGCGGGAAATCACATGGAAGCGGGCGTTGAAGTCCGTGGCCGTGGGGCCACGTGCGGGACGTCGCGAAGGGAAACGGTGAAAGCGCAGTCCCCATGCGCGACGTTcaccgcgcagcaccagggtgcgtgtgtgtctgtgtgtctcggTCTTGAGGGAAATGCTGGGTGAAGCTGAGTGATTGGTACACGACACCGCGTCGCCTGTGCAGCTCCATGAGCTTGCGTCGTtgtacccctcccccccaaacacacacacgctctcACAAAAGgtttccttctcttcctccacctccctcctttgttttccttttttttgtacTTGTGTGTTGCCGAAATCGAAGAAACCGCCCCTGCTTTCCCACCCGTTCCctgactctctctctctcttgttgtCTCCTTCCTGCACCTGATATGAGCAAACACATCTCGTTTCCGCCTTCTTCGTTTCTATATGTATGCAAATAATACATATGTAGATGTATATATagagaggtgtgtgcgtgtgtgcgtgtgcttctcATTGCTGTCATGTTTTTGTGGAATGAACAGCGCAGGGGGAAGTAAAACAAAGTAAAAAATAAGCATAAACTCAAACTcgcgacagagagagacacacacgcatacgcagaCAACGAGGGGAGaacacacacggacacagcACCCTCCCCGCTCCcttcctccatctctctACCAAaaccatcaccaccgccgcacagggagagagatggacacagacagacagatagcagccccccccccccaaccccGAAGAATAAAAAATAGGGCACGCACAAACGTCACATGTCAAGGCCTCACATCTTCAGGGTTACGACGGCTGGTAGAAGCCGCACGCACGAGACCGATACAACACAAGACGACGGCATCACCCAACACAGGCACAGCCAGGCATGTGCTCCCGACACAGGCGCAGAGAGAGCAGAATGTTATGAGCAAAAGACACAACAGTGAACGAgcagacaaaaaaaaaaagaaaaaggcggaGGGCGAAAACTCGGGAAGAAACCGAAGACTGACCGCTACCGAACAGACCTTCAAACAAAGTTTGCTTTTTTCTCCTCTGCGGCGTGACGACTCTCTGCCACCGTGCATGAGCGTCAAACCTCCCTCCCGCCCAGGCCTTTCACGGGCCtcatccgcgtggtgcgaagaaGCGCTATAGTCATGCGTTACAGCAATGCACCGACTCAATCACCCGAGTAGGGCGTCTGCCTCGAACACTACCCACCTACACCCCGCccctcgcaggtcgcctcaccgccgctcccccttgtgccggtcgccactcgtggtgcatccccctcgggGTGTGGCTCGGGCTCTCCCCACACCTctaggcagtgcgagggccggggggggggggttacgctcgagtcacgctggcAGGTCGCCCATCACATAGATGGTGCAAAAGTTTGCACCGCCATACAAGGCAggaccgccggcatcagcagcggtgcatcgctctgacaccccctcccttcccccagGTCGTgggtgctggaccctgtCACCATCAGACGCCGCTCGGCATTCGGCAGCGAGAGGGGGGAGTGGGAAGGAGCTGCTTGGCTTCTCCATACACAGAGCGAGTGTGCAAGACCGTGACGTACggagcactgcagcagccccctcccccacgtcTGTCATCGGTGTTCATCAGGGGGTCGAAAATGCCGACGAAAacacaagagagaagagacgcAGCCAGAGCACTGCAGTTCAAGTACAGAATCAcgcatacgcatacacacgcaagatagaggaagaaaaagacGCAGCGGCCTTCTCAATGTCGAGCGAGCAGGcgagggaaaaaaaaggtgtTGGAGGACGTTAACAACAAGGGCCCGTGACATACCTGTCTGCTTCAACTACAACGGACAGAGGAGAGATGTGTCACGTGGAAGTTGCAAGAAGAGGCGATGAGGTAAAGGTACTcttatgtgtgtgcgtctgtgtctgtgctgcAAGTGAACCGGCCACTCTGTATGCGTCGCTCTCATAAAAAAAACGCCAAAAATACGAAAAAGACGTGCAGcaaccgcacacacacacagaataAATTCTTGTTAAAGTCTCAGCTCTGACTTGCCGCATCTTTTCCCCTTGTACAGCTGCGGAAGGGGACGGCGATCCACATCCGTGGAGTGCCTCAAACACCTCGCAGTCACTAACCTTGTAATGTCTTATTGTCTCATTCTTGCCGGAGAGGCACAACACCGGAGGGTTCCCACGTCGTTTGATTGCGTCTGTGCCAGTGTGCGCTGGAGTGCACCCGAAAGTACAGCGCTTCactgcatgcacacacgcacgcgcgagcAATCCGGCACGCGCCTTCGGCGTACTGGAGAGTTCACCCACTAAGTGGGCGATGCCCTTCGCTTGCGATGCAGCAtagaaagaggaagagaggagagtgCGAAAGAGGGAGATGATGGAAAAGGAGGAAGTGGGTGAGGGTGGGGGCCGGTTGGGTCCGGTGCTTCACATCACACGAAAGCAATATAGGCAAGCAGACAAAGACAGGTAGATGAATAGCGAAGAAAGCAAAACAGAAAGCGAATCGGACATCGCTCGGCAGCGGACATACAGCAACTCTCACGATACAGGAAAAGAacagatgcacacacatgtatCTACGAGCTCCCTCATCCTTTCCTATGCCCTCCAGCGACAACGGGCGCCAGCGCACGAAACCACACCACAACACCCGCACGTCTCTATCAACACAGAAACGCAtacgcagccgcgcaggcCGAAGGCTCTCGTCTTCTTACCTGCGAGCCGCCTTCCGTAACACGATCATCGTCTCAG is from Leishmania infantum JPCM5 genome chromosome 32 and encodes:
- a CDS encoding putative NAD+ synthase; this translates as MPVAPLHPELQRVLKENRRARAFDPGAWIEMKCAKLNDYMRRCGLKACVTSVSGGIDSAVVLAMCARAMRAHNSPIKKNVGLCQPIHSSDWALRRGKENIAACGATEVVVDQTALHTELVTLVEKAVGIDGGAFARGQLRSYMRTPTGFYVAQLLTQEGTPAVVMGTGNKDEDFYLGYFCKAGDGVVDVQIISDLHKSEVFLVAEVLGVPENTRHAAPSADLWEAQTDEDELGFPYDFVEFFTEWYLKQLETAKLEFLNSLSDEARDQFERYVAACELVHRRNAHKLQGQVNL